From a region of the Streptacidiphilus albus JL83 genome:
- a CDS encoding DEAD/DEAH box helicase, which yields MSEQQSAQGTSSSVIATVIEQSARVLETYRIDSGLVQEHANGERRITQGGYGDRQLFELVQNGADEIANEPGGKLAVVLTESTLYCANQGSPVTPVGAETILRMSVSRKRGGQIGRFGVGVKSVLSVSDAPQFFSSTGSFGFDRSWSAEEIAKVLELVPPLEMDTPVLRMARPLDQEEEASEDPVLQELLRWATTVVKLPLLPGAAERLGYDISGHRPRDGRAVEAFPSGFQIFSPHVGEVVLEDRRSLPIFRRNLTVKSSGVHRTIREVRTKAKEEITQWQVFSLAHEPSAEARGSAGELHDRGVIDVSWAVPFYANKDGLLTVSPGRGEFWSFFPTKYEVSLTGYLNAAWKTNEDRQNLLDGNSLNRELLQVAARLVVTSLPRLSTPEDPGAYLPLLPGRSRETHNWAEKHLVEHVWEAAAQLPSLPDQDGVLRVPRELFIHPEKLEPEWLKIWADYAGRPKGWVHPSVDATSLRHGKMEHILAAAKMQPETVRTWLEALVADKTPDASCHAIRILSAMVEYDEGGALTTAARQAKIVLTESNDMVAPVAGKIFHRTSDDALRDDMVYVSAKISERLEMGRHLHAIGIRIADAQGRFQGVLDQGFARYTPQSWTQFWQLLRSAGGSAQVERIRSKVPDVPSTLHVRTMDGRFRPMRDCLVPGAVVPKDGSRDETIAVDMDFHSADAAVFRDFGLVDRPTAGHRPEGEAWFEDYRQAVHDAYLRSLAADAPRASIGRLTVDGAAPAGPLRLLLRLSDTGRAAFVAAVPDAAVVENWTRVYGAQVNTKASVASPLRWMLNKYGRVQTSLGLTTIGEAVGPQLKAYANILPVATEISEEKARRLRLPVLADDVPSARWRKLLDRVLESEDDAYVGRAYALLLRVGFEFPEGVLTRCRIGTTWSTRADIEIALATTQAEYNELIREEIPALMVADRSDAETAAQMIEQWGMLKVSDVISKNIRKVSTGPATLLVEEFPPLKARLGKVAENRKVQRCSELEETVRTPGGSRLLPLTSVRQSGTLLVLDTLSDQAVLEAAAKEFGWPLGPKDCSNILAAKRQQEQSSEVRARLRQVSETESIVDKISLLIGEEQLRGELPPGLLASELSEHGGVEPSARRVAEMAFNAHGESILRIHRKDLAVDFPGIAPNTFTGDSKALKFVIDLGFPDSFAGASVPTLAPRLTVDGPSEFPALHDYQERLAAVLQTLLDNPEPQRGMLSIPTGAGKTRVTSEGVIRWIRQQGVLPGPLLWIAQTEELCEQAVQSWRFVWSKVGAEMPLVISRLWSTNAATPVTAQPHLVVATDAKLQSCLGGDGYAWLREAALVIVDEAHVAVSPRYTEILGLMGLTQHRTARHLIGLTATPYRNNEDLSRRLVERFGSRLDLDIFGGDQVAAIKQLQEQGVLAHVRHRELTGAEIELTSDELSRSEQFGGVLPKGAEQRLAEDHDRNQRIVAEISNMPADWPVLVFATSVAHAKYLAAKLGDRGIKASAIDSATPTGERRKRIADFRDGRIQVLTNYGVLTQGFDAPATRAVVVARPTYSPNIYQQMIGRGLRGPKNNGKESCLILNVRDNITNYQEALAFTKFDYLWGAEK from the coding sequence GTGAGCGAGCAGCAGTCTGCACAGGGAACCAGCTCGTCCGTCATCGCGACGGTGATAGAACAGTCCGCGCGTGTCCTGGAGACCTACCGCATCGACAGCGGCTTGGTCCAGGAGCACGCGAACGGTGAACGTCGGATCACGCAGGGCGGCTACGGCGACCGTCAGCTCTTCGAGCTGGTGCAGAACGGTGCGGACGAGATCGCGAATGAGCCCGGCGGGAAGCTCGCGGTGGTGCTCACCGAGTCGACTCTTTACTGCGCGAACCAGGGGTCCCCCGTCACTCCGGTGGGTGCGGAGACGATCCTTCGAATGAGCGTGTCCCGCAAGCGGGGCGGACAGATCGGACGCTTTGGGGTCGGGGTCAAGTCCGTACTCTCCGTGAGTGACGCACCGCAGTTCTTCAGCAGTACAGGCAGCTTCGGCTTCGATCGTTCCTGGTCTGCGGAGGAGATCGCAAAGGTGTTGGAACTTGTTCCACCACTGGAGATGGACACTCCGGTGCTGCGCATGGCACGCCCGCTGGACCAGGAGGAGGAAGCATCCGAGGATCCGGTGCTCCAAGAACTCCTTCGCTGGGCGACCACAGTGGTGAAGCTTCCACTGCTGCCCGGGGCGGCTGAGCGCCTCGGTTACGACATCTCGGGACACCGGCCCAGGGACGGGCGTGCTGTCGAGGCGTTCCCGTCCGGGTTTCAGATCTTCTCGCCCCATGTCGGCGAGGTCGTGCTCGAAGACCGACGCAGCCTTCCAATCTTCCGCCGCAACCTCACGGTCAAGAGTTCCGGTGTGCACCGCACTATCCGCGAGGTGCGTACCAAGGCCAAGGAAGAGATCACCCAGTGGCAGGTATTCTCGCTTGCGCACGAACCCTCGGCGGAAGCCCGAGGCAGTGCCGGTGAACTGCACGACCGTGGCGTCATCGATGTCTCATGGGCCGTTCCCTTCTATGCGAACAAGGATGGATTGCTCACGGTCTCACCGGGGCGCGGCGAGTTCTGGTCCTTTTTTCCCACAAAGTACGAGGTGTCTCTCACGGGGTATCTCAACGCGGCCTGGAAGACCAACGAGGACAGGCAGAATCTTCTCGACGGCAACTCATTGAACCGCGAACTACTGCAAGTGGCGGCCCGGTTGGTGGTCACCTCGCTGCCTCGGCTCAGCACGCCCGAGGATCCGGGCGCCTACCTTCCCCTTCTGCCCGGGCGCAGCAGGGAAACCCACAACTGGGCGGAAAAGCACTTGGTCGAGCACGTCTGGGAGGCGGCTGCGCAACTCCCGTCGCTGCCCGACCAGGACGGTGTGCTCCGTGTCCCGCGTGAGTTGTTCATTCACCCGGAGAAGCTCGAACCGGAGTGGCTGAAGATCTGGGCCGACTATGCCGGTCGCCCCAAGGGCTGGGTACACCCTTCTGTCGATGCCACCTCGCTCCGGCACGGCAAGATGGAGCACATTCTCGCAGCTGCGAAGATGCAGCCGGAGACCGTCAGGACCTGGCTGGAGGCACTGGTCGCGGATAAGACGCCCGACGCCTCTTGCCACGCCATCCGCATCCTCTCCGCGATGGTGGAGTATGACGAGGGGGGAGCACTGACAACTGCTGCGCGTCAGGCCAAGATCGTCCTCACGGAGTCGAACGACATGGTCGCCCCGGTTGCGGGGAAGATCTTCCATCGCACCAGCGACGATGCTCTCCGCGACGACATGGTCTATGTCAGCGCCAAGATCTCCGAGCGGCTGGAGATGGGGCGTCATCTCCACGCCATCGGTATCCGTATCGCGGACGCCCAAGGCCGGTTCCAGGGTGTCCTGGACCAGGGCTTCGCCCGTTACACCCCTCAGTCCTGGACTCAGTTCTGGCAGTTGCTGCGTAGCGCCGGAGGTAGTGCGCAGGTTGAACGCATCCGTAGCAAGGTACCCGACGTGCCGTCCACTCTGCACGTGCGCACGATGGACGGCAGATTTCGCCCAATGCGCGACTGCCTGGTTCCCGGTGCGGTCGTGCCCAAGGACGGTAGTCGCGACGAGACGATCGCCGTCGACATGGATTTTCACTCGGCTGACGCAGCCGTGTTTCGGGACTTCGGACTGGTTGATCGGCCGACCGCCGGCCATCGGCCGGAGGGGGAGGCATGGTTCGAGGACTACCGCCAGGCTGTTCATGATGCGTACCTGCGCAGCCTCGCCGCCGATGCACCAAGAGCCTCCATCGGTCGCCTCACTGTGGACGGCGCCGCTCCGGCGGGGCCGCTCCGGTTGCTGCTCAGGCTCTCGGACACGGGGCGGGCCGCCTTCGTAGCCGCTGTCCCGGATGCAGCAGTGGTTGAGAACTGGACCCGCGTTTACGGCGCGCAGGTGAACACCAAGGCCTCGGTGGCTTCGCCACTGCGCTGGATGCTCAACAAGTACGGCCGGGTTCAGACCTCTCTCGGGCTGACCACCATCGGCGAGGCCGTCGGTCCGCAGTTGAAGGCGTACGCCAACATCCTCCCCGTGGCCACCGAGATCTCCGAGGAGAAGGCTCGTCGGCTTCGGCTTCCCGTTTTGGCGGACGACGTCCCTTCCGCGCGCTGGCGAAAGCTCCTCGATCGTGTGCTGGAGAGCGAAGACGACGCCTATGTCGGGCGTGCCTACGCCCTGTTGCTCCGCGTCGGCTTCGAGTTCCCCGAAGGCGTGCTCACTCGGTGCCGTATCGGAACGACTTGGTCCACTCGTGCAGACATCGAGATCGCGCTGGCCACCACCCAGGCCGAATACAACGAGCTGATCCGGGAGGAGATCCCGGCGCTCATGGTCGCTGATAGGTCGGACGCAGAGACGGCTGCCCAGATGATCGAGCAATGGGGCATGCTCAAGGTCTCGGACGTGATCAGCAAGAACATCCGGAAGGTCAGCACCGGACCTGCGACGCTGCTTGTCGAGGAGTTCCCTCCGCTGAAGGCCAGACTCGGCAAGGTCGCCGAGAACCGTAAGGTACAGCGCTGCTCCGAGCTCGAAGAAACGGTGCGCACGCCTGGGGGTAGCAGGTTGCTTCCGCTCACCTCGGTTCGCCAAAGCGGCACCCTTCTGGTCCTGGATACGCTGTCCGACCAGGCGGTGCTGGAGGCTGCGGCCAAGGAGTTCGGCTGGCCACTCGGCCCGAAGGACTGCAGTAATATCCTGGCCGCCAAGCGTCAGCAGGAGCAGAGCAGCGAAGTTCGCGCGCGGTTGCGTCAGGTTTCCGAGACGGAAAGCATTGTCGATAAGATCTCGCTTCTCATCGGTGAGGAGCAGTTGCGCGGCGAACTGCCTCCGGGGCTGCTGGCCAGCGAGTTGAGTGAGCACGGCGGCGTGGAGCCCAGCGCGCGACGCGTCGCGGAAATGGCCTTCAATGCCCACGGCGAGTCAATTTTGCGGATCCACCGCAAGGATCTTGCCGTCGATTTCCCAGGGATCGCTCCGAATACGTTCACGGGAGATTCAAAGGCGCTGAAGTTCGTCATTGACCTTGGATTCCCGGATTCATTTGCCGGCGCCAGCGTTCCCACGCTCGCCCCTCGGCTCACGGTCGACGGACCTTCGGAGTTTCCCGCGCTTCACGACTACCAGGAACGGCTCGCCGCCGTGCTGCAAACGCTGCTGGACAATCCCGAGCCGCAACGGGGAATGCTCAGCATCCCAACCGGCGCCGGCAAGACACGAGTGACCTCCGAAGGCGTGATTCGTTGGATTCGTCAGCAAGGTGTCCTGCCCGGCCCGTTGCTGTGGATTGCTCAGACCGAAGAGCTGTGCGAGCAGGCGGTGCAGAGCTGGAGGTTCGTCTGGTCAAAGGTCGGCGCGGAAATGCCCCTGGTCATCAGTCGACTGTGGAGCACCAATGCAGCCACGCCGGTCACTGCCCAGCCGCACCTGGTTGTCGCGACCGATGCCAAGCTGCAGAGTTGCCTCGGCGGTGACGGCTATGCCTGGCTGCGCGAGGCGGCTTTGGTCATCGTGGACGAGGCACACGTGGCCGTTTCGCCCCGCTACACCGAGATCCTGGGGCTGATGGGTCTCACCCAGCATCGGACCGCGCGTCACTTGATCGGCCTCACGGCTACGCCCTACCGAAACAACGAGGATCTGAGCCGTCGTTTGGTTGAGCGCTTCGGCTCCCGTCTCGACCTCGATATCTTCGGCGGCGACCAGGTCGCGGCAATCAAGCAGTTGCAGGAGCAGGGTGTTCTCGCCCATGTCCGGCACCGGGAACTCACCGGTGCGGAGATCGAGCTCACCTCGGACGAGTTGAGTCGCTCCGAGCAGTTCGGCGGTGTCCTGCCCAAGGGCGCGGAGCAGCGACTGGCCGAGGATCACGATCGCAATCAGCGTATCGTGGCAGAGATCAGCAACATGCCGGCCGACTGGCCGGTGCTGGTTTTCGCCACCTCCGTCGCCCACGCCAAGTACCTCGCCGCGAAGCTCGGGGATCGCGGTATCAAGGCCTCCGCGATCGACTCGGCCACACCCACGGGGGAACGTCGCAAGCGCATCGCGGACTTCCGCGACGGACGCATCCAGGTGTTGACCAACTACGGCGTCCTCACTCAGGGCTTCGATGCTCCGGCTACCCGAGCCGTCGTCGTCGCCCGTCCCACCTACAGTCCCAACATCTATCAGCAGATGATCGGGCGTGGGCTGCGCGGCCCCAAGAACAACGGTAAGGAATCCTGCCTGATCCTCAATGTGCGTGACAACATCACGAACTATCAGGAGGCGCTGGCATTCACGAAGTTCGACTACCTCTGGGGGGCCGAGAAGTGA
- a CDS encoding helix-turn-helix transcriptional regulator: MQDGEEFGPWLGRQLRRREMTQAELAGQLDMTRAAVSAWITGRAQPRADVVRKIAAILDTDITTVYERTSDAVAASPIDWYHRPAHFDGGRELGNAAAFAFDADLGTLAREVTQNSLDERLDIKQPVRVRFTLHELTGEHLNSFLNALKWDQLSEHYAAAAASGQKVGRVLAEGLRELSESNSLVLLRVDDYNASGLTGHEYDDGRFAAVVRRQLDSRKSNGRAGGSYGLGKATLWATSRLGLVLINSTLSEPHEGRTERRVIGRLDLPWRVVDGAAFAGPAWLGEPDSTKEYEGVARSWWADQETTEALQLDREGAAPGTSFLIVGAHDAAAQATGADGLQNMHDKLWDTIADNFWAAMTGGRAGVPLLEASVRTLRNGDVLIPESRVTPEQRHPALTRALRAYLDNETVSEITGIDQVAQVSVPLNVPALRAASRGAKGQLHQAVLLVTPADDTDKQHSGVVCMRGSRMTIRTRRPQNLGMGVEPFQAVLLVGYATGRETEDVAAAEAFLRASEPPEHDRWGRTEELAAAYARGALSRLDDFRLATDDALRQIVAVRETQQDGDKGPELLRSLLRLNPLGGRTGGGRRSEGYPVVDDVDGEINAAGAWVLRVRLSVPQRDDAWQLVPLAKFDVRSGTKPVLNWAELTATENCRIDGNVVRVDPGVRHAAFSGVTAVESHPVSAAMAGVTVDLQKAAAGAASA; encoded by the coding sequence ATGCAGGACGGTGAAGAGTTCGGCCCCTGGCTCGGGCGGCAGCTGCGTCGTCGGGAGATGACCCAGGCAGAGCTCGCCGGACAACTCGATATGACTCGCGCTGCGGTGTCCGCCTGGATCACCGGTCGAGCCCAACCGCGAGCCGACGTTGTCCGCAAGATAGCCGCGATCCTCGACACCGACATCACCACGGTCTACGAACGGACCTCGGACGCCGTCGCGGCGAGCCCCATCGACTGGTACCACCGCCCCGCCCACTTCGACGGTGGGCGCGAGCTCGGCAACGCCGCCGCCTTCGCCTTCGATGCGGACCTCGGCACTCTCGCCCGTGAAGTCACCCAGAACTCTCTGGACGAACGCCTCGATATCAAGCAGCCCGTCCGTGTCCGCTTCACATTGCACGAACTGACGGGCGAACATCTCAACTCATTCCTGAACGCTTTGAAGTGGGACCAACTATCCGAGCACTACGCCGCTGCCGCCGCTTCCGGGCAGAAGGTGGGCCGGGTGCTCGCCGAGGGCCTGCGTGAATTGAGCGAGTCCAACTCCCTGGTGCTCCTGCGCGTCGACGACTACAACGCGTCCGGGTTGACCGGACACGAGTACGACGACGGTCGCTTCGCCGCTGTCGTACGGCGGCAGTTGGACAGTCGGAAAAGCAACGGTCGTGCCGGTGGCTCCTACGGACTCGGTAAGGCAACGCTGTGGGCCACAAGTCGGCTGGGGCTGGTCCTGATCAACAGCACCCTCTCCGAACCGCACGAAGGACGGACCGAGCGGCGTGTCATCGGTCGGTTGGACCTGCCGTGGCGAGTAGTGGACGGCGCAGCCTTTGCCGGTCCTGCATGGCTCGGTGAGCCCGACTCGACGAAGGAGTACGAGGGCGTGGCCCGCTCCTGGTGGGCGGACCAGGAGACAACCGAGGCGTTGCAACTCGATCGCGAGGGAGCAGCACCCGGTACATCCTTCCTCATTGTCGGAGCACATGACGCGGCAGCCCAGGCCACAGGGGCCGACGGCCTCCAGAACATGCACGACAAGCTGTGGGACACCATCGCCGACAACTTCTGGGCGGCCATGACCGGCGGCAGAGCCGGCGTGCCTCTGCTGGAGGCGTCGGTTCGCACGCTCCGCAATGGCGACGTCCTGATCCCCGAGTCCCGGGTCACCCCGGAACAGCGGCATCCCGCCTTGACCCGGGCACTGCGGGCCTATCTCGACAACGAAACCGTCTCGGAGATCACCGGCATCGACCAGGTTGCACAGGTCTCCGTCCCACTGAACGTCCCGGCGCTGCGCGCTGCGAGCAGGGGCGCAAAGGGACAACTGCACCAGGCTGTGCTGCTGGTGACGCCGGCGGACGATACCGACAAGCAGCACAGTGGCGTCGTCTGCATGCGCGGCAGCCGAATGACCATCAGGACAAGACGCCCGCAGAATCTCGGCATGGGAGTCGAGCCCTTCCAGGCCGTGCTTCTGGTCGGCTACGCCACCGGTCGCGAGACCGAGGACGTCGCCGCTGCCGAAGCGTTCCTTCGCGCTTCCGAACCTCCCGAGCATGATCGCTGGGGCCGCACGGAGGAATTGGCAGCCGCCTACGCACGCGGAGCGCTGAGTCGACTCGATGATTTCCGTTTGGCGACCGATGACGCCCTGCGCCAAATCGTCGCTGTACGCGAGACTCAGCAGGACGGCGACAAGGGCCCCGAGCTTCTACGTAGCCTGCTGCGGCTGAACCCGCTTGGCGGTCGGACTGGAGGCGGACGTCGAAGCGAGGGATATCCGGTGGTTGACGACGTCGATGGTGAGATCAACGCCGCCGGAGCCTGGGTCCTTCGGGTCCGACTCAGCGTCCCGCAGCGCGACGACGCCTGGCAACTCGTTCCCCTGGCCAAGTTCGACGTACGCTCGGGCACCAAGCCCGTCCTGAACTGGGCGGAACTCACGGCAACGGAGAACTGCCGGATCGACGGCAATGTCGTTCGGGTCGACCCGGGCGTTCGGCACGCCGCGTTTTCCGGTGTCACCGCAGTCGAGAGCCACCCGGTGTCAGCAGCGATGGCCGGCGTGACAGTTGATCTCCAGAAGGCAGCGGCAGGGGCGGCGAGCGCATGA
- a CDS encoding DUF6339 family protein — translation MIPSNLPDRCALLPVTVAGKFLTRDVLTGQEHPAQVALLRASTPISDTSARWDVAPVRELLEEAMHRFSDRHTQADAWLSGRLHATLRMTRSEAANKELWSFLALVVAPDYVMWRHRSSGKHREGAPGAVSAARFIGSNDTQAFARLWWAAELFRDGTDYRPAELACANQDLLNTALRLAIIDHRPTALALVRVLQDLADGGATRMGDRANALCSAINAAGGTLMYDVLAPDDLPDNKALLSWIDDADGAPPVPWDRLPDGPDDGAVPEQAVGTLTRLFEQFQQQSSLRDRTVKRSQEEDS, via the coding sequence ATGATTCCCTCCAACCTTCCGGACCGGTGCGCACTGCTCCCGGTCACCGTGGCAGGCAAGTTCCTGACCCGAGACGTTCTCACCGGCCAGGAGCACCCGGCCCAAGTGGCCCTGCTCCGCGCAAGCACTCCGATCTCGGACACTTCGGCACGCTGGGACGTCGCACCGGTGCGGGAACTGCTCGAAGAGGCCATGCACCGATTCAGCGACCGCCACACGCAGGCCGATGCCTGGCTGTCAGGACGCCTGCACGCCACTCTGCGGATGACACGTAGCGAGGCCGCGAACAAGGAGCTGTGGAGCTTCCTGGCCCTGGTCGTTGCCCCGGACTACGTGATGTGGCGCCATCGTTCCTCCGGCAAGCATCGCGAGGGCGCTCCCGGGGCTGTATCAGCCGCGCGCTTCATCGGTTCCAACGACACTCAGGCATTCGCTCGCCTGTGGTGGGCGGCCGAACTCTTCCGTGACGGCACCGATTACCGTCCGGCCGAGTTGGCCTGTGCAAACCAGGACCTGCTCAACACAGCCCTGCGCCTGGCCATCATCGACCACCGCCCCACCGCACTGGCCCTGGTCCGGGTTCTGCAGGACCTCGCCGATGGCGGGGCCACTCGCATGGGAGATCGCGCCAACGCGTTGTGCTCGGCCATCAACGCCGCTGGCGGCACGCTGATGTACGACGTACTCGCTCCCGATGACCTCCCCGACAACAAAGCTCTCCTGTCGTGGATCGATGATGCGGATGGCGCACCGCCGGTGCCCTGGGACCGGCTTCCCGACGGTCCCGATGACGGAGCCGTTCCTGAGCAAGCAGTCGGCACACTCACCCGTCTCTTCGAGCAGTTCCAGCAGCAGTCCTCGTTGCGTGATCGCACAGTGAAGAGGAGCCAAGAGGAGGACAGCTGA
- a CDS encoding very short patch repair endonuclease produces MSPTASSPAVASRMSRQASQDTAQELAVRRLLYGHGLRYRVNRRVPGMARRTVDITFIGPKVAVFLDGCFWHGCPEHATSPKANAEWWRTKLDRNIARDRETTEHLMAEGWTVLRFWEHEDPDEVAEQVEQMLRRLTRRRRAPG; encoded by the coding sequence ATGTCGCCCACTGCCTCTTCTCCGGCTGTCGCCTCCCGGATGAGCCGCCAGGCCTCCCAGGACACAGCCCAGGAGCTGGCCGTGCGCCGACTGCTGTACGGGCACGGACTGCGCTACCGGGTCAACCGGCGGGTGCCCGGAATGGCTCGCCGGACCGTGGACATCACCTTCATTGGACCCAAGGTCGCGGTGTTTCTCGACGGCTGCTTCTGGCACGGCTGTCCCGAGCACGCCACCAGCCCGAAGGCCAACGCCGAGTGGTGGCGCACCAAATTGGATCGCAACATCGCCCGTGACCGCGAGACCACTGAACACCTGATGGCCGAGGGCTGGACAGTGCTGCGCTTCTGGGAGCACGAGGATCCCGACGAGGTCGCGGAGCAGGTGGAGCAGATGCTCCGTCGACTGACACGCCGCAGAAGGGCCCCCGGTTGA
- a CDS encoding DUF2075 domain-containing protein: MLFRDSATAVAAESVAGTLALRLTEQFVHVHGHRPGAGEVRSWERSIPLVARALVDAGLGQVEVLVEYSLPLSSKRADVVLAGLHPRTGEPSYVVVELKQWSSATPVDGDPGLCQIDAYARPVLNPIEQVRGYCRYLTDFNGALSEHPERLSGVAFLHNATEFGINGLYLAEQDEHGRLFSGERRGEFTDFLSSRLSPTSGAAAADALLSGKIGPSRQLMAVAADEVREREQFVLLDEQKVAFRLVLEAVRRARQADHKEVVVVTGGPGTGKSVIALSLLGELYRQGVSALHATGSSSFTTTMRKVAGARKKEVKDLFKYFNSFITAERNTLEVLLCDEAHRMRQTSASRFTPAGARTGRAQIEELIDVARVPVFLLDEHQVVRPGEMGTVQEIEQVAAARGLRCTVVPLDTQFRCGGSDSYLRWVRRLLGLEEGGPVGWEPDGKMQLLLADSPEELESFLDDKLAEGYGARMSAGYCWPWTKKTPPGESLPHDVRIGSWSRPWNVYGERAVNGAPPAALWATDPAGFGQVGCVYTAQGFEYDWSGVILGPDLVWRQGRWVTDRTKSKDPAFKKGTPDADVDRLIRHTYKVLLTRGMIGTAVYSTDEETRELLRTLVAPRVLAASGRASAASR; encoded by the coding sequence TTGCTGTTCCGCGATTCGGCCACTGCCGTCGCTGCTGAGAGCGTGGCCGGCACGCTGGCCCTGCGACTGACCGAGCAGTTCGTCCACGTGCACGGCCACCGGCCCGGCGCGGGCGAGGTGCGTTCCTGGGAGCGGAGTATCCCGTTGGTCGCCAGGGCCCTGGTCGACGCGGGCCTCGGCCAGGTCGAGGTGTTGGTCGAGTACAGCCTGCCGCTCAGCAGCAAGCGGGCGGACGTGGTGCTGGCCGGCCTGCACCCGAGGACCGGCGAGCCCTCCTACGTGGTGGTGGAGCTCAAGCAGTGGAGTTCGGCGACCCCCGTCGACGGCGACCCGGGGCTGTGCCAGATCGACGCGTACGCCCGCCCGGTCCTCAACCCGATCGAGCAGGTCCGGGGCTACTGCAGGTATCTGACGGACTTCAACGGAGCGCTGTCCGAGCATCCGGAGCGCCTGTCGGGGGTGGCCTTCCTGCACAACGCCACCGAGTTCGGCATCAACGGCCTGTATCTGGCCGAGCAGGACGAGCACGGTCGGCTCTTCTCCGGGGAGCGGCGCGGCGAGTTCACCGACTTCCTGAGCTCCCGGCTCTCCCCCACCTCCGGTGCCGCTGCCGCCGACGCGCTGCTCAGCGGCAAGATCGGGCCCTCGCGGCAGTTGATGGCGGTGGCTGCGGACGAGGTCCGTGAGCGCGAGCAGTTCGTGCTGCTGGACGAGCAGAAGGTCGCCTTCCGGCTGGTCCTCGAAGCCGTCCGGCGGGCCCGGCAGGCCGACCACAAGGAGGTGGTCGTGGTCACCGGGGGTCCGGGCACCGGCAAGAGCGTGATCGCCCTCTCGCTCCTCGGCGAGCTCTACCGGCAGGGCGTGTCCGCTCTGCACGCCACCGGTTCCAGCTCCTTCACCACGACCATGCGCAAGGTCGCCGGCGCCAGGAAGAAAGAGGTCAAGGACCTCTTCAAGTACTTCAACAGCTTCATCACCGCCGAGCGCAACACCCTGGAGGTGCTGCTCTGCGACGAGGCGCACCGGATGCGCCAGACGTCCGCGAGCCGCTTCACGCCCGCCGGTGCTCGAACGGGCAGGGCGCAGATCGAGGAGCTGATCGACGTGGCGCGCGTGCCGGTCTTCCTGCTCGACGAGCACCAGGTCGTGCGCCCGGGCGAGATGGGCACCGTGCAGGAGATCGAGCAGGTGGCCGCAGCACGCGGGCTCCGCTGCACGGTCGTGCCGCTGGACACCCAGTTCCGCTGCGGCGGCAGCGACTCCTACCTCCGCTGGGTGCGGCGGCTGCTGGGGCTGGAGGAGGGCGGCCCGGTCGGCTGGGAGCCGGACGGCAAGATGCAACTGCTGCTGGCCGACAGCCCCGAGGAGCTGGAGTCCTTCCTCGACGACAAGCTGGCCGAGGGGTACGGGGCCCGGATGTCGGCCGGCTACTGCTGGCCCTGGACCAAGAAGACACCGCCCGGGGAATCGCTGCCCCACGATGTGCGGATCGGCAGCTGGAGCAGGCCGTGGAACGTCTACGGCGAGCGAGCGGTGAACGGAGCCCCGCCGGCCGCGCTGTGGGCCACCGATCCGGCCGGCTTCGGCCAGGTCGGGTGCGTCTACACGGCGCAGGGTTTCGAGTACGACTGGAGCGGCGTCATCCTCGGCCCCGACCTGGTGTGGCGTCAGGGCCGGTGGGTGACGGACCGGACCAAGTCCAAGGACCCGGCCTTCAAGAAGGGCACCCCGGACGCGGATGTGGATCGCCTCATCCGCCACACGTACAAGGTGCTGCTCACCCGCGGCATGATCGGTACTGCCGTGTACTCAACCGATGAAGAGACCCGCGAACTGCTTCGCACCCTGGTCGCGCCGAGGGTACTGGCTGCCTCGGGCCGGGCGTCCGCTGCATCGAGGTGA